The Polyangium aurulentum genomic interval TCGGTCTGGCACTCGGTGTGGCTGTCGACCAGGTGAAGGCGCTCGCGCAGAAGGGCCAACACGGCGCCGACATCGTCCTCGTCACGGACGGCATCGACCGGCACGAGGAGGAGCAGAAGAAGTCGGTCGACGCGGCGTCGGCCATCGGCGCTCGGCTCTGGACGGTGGCGATCGAGTGCTCCATCTCGGAGGACTCGCCGCTCCGGAAAAAGGCCGCGCAGTACACCGAGCTCAACGACAAGTCGATGACCGAAGGCTCGAGCATCACCGTGCTCGCGGGGGCCGCGTGAGCGGCGACGACGAGGACATCGACTGGGAGCAGGTCGAGCGCGAGGAGTTCGGAGAAGAGACCGGCAATGAGGTCCGGCCAGTCTTCATCTCCATCTACTCGCGTGCCATGGCGCTCGCCGACGGCACCCTGGTCGACGCCACCGAGCTCGCGAAGGAGGCCGGAATCAAGGCGCCGGTGGCGCTGACGCGCTCCGTCTGGGAGAAGTACGTCGAGCTGTCGCCGGCTGCGGAGAAGGCGGGTAATGACAAAACGGGTAGGCTCTGGGATGTCGTCTGGATGTTCCGCTGCGCCGCCCTGCAACAACCGGATGAATCCGAGATCCGGTACCAGTTGCATGTCGTCACCGACTCGATCCAACCGTCCCTCGTCGAGCTGAAGGCCATGATCGGCCCCGGCGACGACGGCGAGGCGGTTATCACGATCCTCTTGCCCGAAGAGGACTGACCAACAACAAGACAACCGCAAGGTGGATGCGGCGTGCGGAGCTATCCGTGCGCCGCATTCGCTTTTTGTTCGCAGGGATCATGGCGAAACCCAAGAAGCACACGCACGGCAAGCAGAACCAGGGGCGCGAGATCAAGGGCCCGCAGGCCGAGCCCCAGGAGGACCAGGAGCAGGAGCTCCAGGCCGAGAGCACGGAGCGCGGCGACGACTTCCCGGCCTCGTTCGCCCTCGCCAGCGACGGGCACCTCTACATCCACGAGAGCGAGCTGCCGCCGGAGAAGCAGCGTGGCCGCAAGGAGTGGCGCGGCGTGCGCCTGACCCGCCAGGAGGCCGAGCACTTCGCCGACGAGCTCCACCCCATCATCCCGAACATCGCCATCGCGGTCGCGAGCGCGATCCGCCGCGGCACCATCGGCGAGGAGAGCCCCGAGGGCGTCGAGCCGGTGAACACCGGCGCGTCGAAGCAGGAGTCCGGGGACTTCTGATCACGAAGGGCCCGGGGGCATCACGCCTCCGGGCCCTCCTCCTTCCACTTCAATCACTCCAAAAGGAGACCACTATGGGGACCAATCCCCTGCCGGAGAAAGCTCTCCGCAGCGAGGTTTTGTCCATCGCGCTCACGGGTCTCGTCGCCACGCTGGTCAGCATCGTGGTCACGATCGAGGCAGGATCGAGCACCGTCGAGCTGATCGGCCTCGCGGAGGCCAGCGTCCGCGATACCAAGGCCCGCGTGCTGTCCGCGCTTGCGAGGCTTGGGAAGTGGCTCGACGGCTACAAGGTCAAGGTCGAGTTCTCCCCGGCCGGCACCCGAAACGACGGAATGCTCGACCTCGCCATGGCGACGGCGCTGCTCATGGCCCTCGAGCAGAAGTCGCTCCCGCGCACGGTCATGATCGGCGAGCTCGCGCAGACCGGCGCCGTGCGCCCTGTGCGCGGCGTTCTGCCCGCAATGCTCGGGGTGAAGGATATGTCGCGCGCCATCGTACCCTGGACCAATGGCCCCGAGGCGTCGAGCGTGCAGCACATGGAGGTGCAGGTCGCGGCGCACCTGCAGGACGTGGTCGGCTCGTTGCGGGGCGCGGGGCAGCTCCAGTTCGCGCGAGACTTCCTGAAAGCGCCTCCGCTCGCGGAAGTCGATCTTGCCGATATCCAAGGTCTCGTGGCCGGCCGTCGTGCCATGGAGATCTCGGCCGCCGGCTTCCATCCGCTGCTCTTCATCGGCTCGCCTGGGTCAGGGAAGACGATGCTCTGCCGGCGTCTGCCCACGGTGATGCCCCCGCTCACCCGCGAGGAGGCGCTCGAGGTGACGTCGATTCATTCGGTGGCGGGCCTGCTCCACACCTCCCAGGGGCTCCTCACGCAGAGGCCCTTACAGGCGCCGCATTACACGGTGAGCGAGGTGGGCCTCGTCGGCGGCGGCCTCCCGGTGCGGCCTGGGCAGGTGTCGCTCGCGCACCTCGGCGTCTTGTTCTTGGACGAGCTGCTGGAGTTCAAGAAGCGGGCGCTCGCAGTGCTTGATGGCGTGCTCAAGGACGGGCAATCGGTCATCTGCCAACGCCAGACCCGCGTGGTCTTCCCGGCCCGACCGCTCACCGTCGCGTCGATTCTTCCGTGCCCGTGCGGCTTCCACGGTACGAAGGACAGGACGTGCAAGTGCCCACCAGAGCGCATTCGGGCATACCGCGAGCGGCTGCGCGGGTCCGTGTTCGATCGCATGGACGTGAAGGCGATCCTGTCCGGGGACGCGCTGAAGGGCAGCCGCAGCGAGTGCTCCGCGGACATGCGCGCCCGCGTCGTCAAGGCGAGGGAGGTGCAGAAGAACCGCTTCGAGAAGCTCGTGGTCACCGAGCCGGTGAACGGTCGGCTCAGCCTCGCGGACCTCGATCGCGTCGCGAAGCCGGACGACAAGGGGCAGCGCATGCTGGGGCAGGCCGTGGAGCGGCTCGGGCTCTCGGCCGAGCTCCACGCGAAGGTGCTGCGCGTCTCCCGCACGATCGCGGACCTCGACGGCAGTGACGCCGTCCGGGCCCATCATATCGCCGAGGCCCTCAACGCCGCACCGCTCGTCCCATGATGTCCATCGTCGAGTGCCTGCGGGGCGGACGACATCTCGCCACCACGGATGCACACGGCAACTGCGTCTTGTGCGGTCGGGAGAAACCCACCAGCGGCGAGCGATTCATCGCAGAGTTCGAGATCGACGCCGTGGGGAAGTACGGCTTCAAGTTCCTGGGCCGTCTGCCGGGCGTCGAGATCGAGCACCGCCTCATCGAGCACGAGGGCACGCGGGAGGTCTACTTGGCCTCCACCATCTGCGTGACTTTGGGCGATGAGGAGGAGCGCCGTGACGTTCTTGTCGACGACGCGCCCATCTTCTTCGACCCGACCTGGGACGAGGACACGCTGGTTTTCTGGGTCGCGGAAGATCTGGACCTCACGAGAAGCGAAGCGCGGGCGCGCCTCGTGAGGTGCGGTCTCGTGCAGAGCACACCCGCTCCCGCGCACGAGCCCGGGACCTGCCAGTGCCCAGGCTGCCGCCCGGACATGTACGTCAAGGGCAGCGCGCGGCAGAACAGGCTCGTGGCCATCGAGACTGGCGCGTGGCCGGACCAGGCGTGCCCGGATTGTAATGCCCCGCCGAACACGCCTTGCACCGAGTCGTGTCCTCTCCGCGCCTACGCCGAGGGGCTCAAGAAGAAGACGGTGCGTCCGGGCGATTCGGACGAGGCCGATACCCTGGCGCCGCCCACCAGCAAGCAGAACGACGTGACCACGGTGCCCCCGCAGGTCCGCTGGCACGTCGCCTACCGCTGCGCCGACAGGCAGGTCATCCTCGACCAGGACAAGCTCTTCGTCGCGGAAGCCGTCGAGGGGGCTGCGGAGCTCGTCGCCGCGGCGCCGGAGCTGCTCGACCTCGTGGACGATCTCCTGGACGACCGTCAGCGGGATCGGCGCATCCCCGAGGCCCTTGCGCTCGTCGAGCGGCTACGCGAGGCGACGTGAGCGACGTCGGAGCCGAATAACAACACCTGCTGCAAGGCAGCCCGATTCCGGTCGTGCCGCTTGTTCGGCTCCCGGATGCATGAGTGTGCGCACCCGCTCGGGAGGGTGCGCGCTTTCTTTTGTGGACCAAAGATCATGCAGCACCTCAGCAACGCGCTCAAGGGCGCGCTCGCCACCATCGAGAAGCAGTACGGCAAGGGGGCCATCATGACGCTCGGGGGCGCCGACTCCGACCGCAGCGTGCGTGTCCTGCGCACGGGCTCGCTCGCGCTCGACCAGGCCCTCGGCGTGGGCGGCTACCCGCGGGGGAGGATCGTCGAGATCTTCGGGCCCGAGTCCTCGGGCAAGACGACGCTCACCCTGCATGCCCTCCACGAGGCCCAGAAGCAGGGCGGCGTCGCGGCCTTCATCGACGCCGAGCACGCCTTCGATCCGGGCTACGCCCGCAACATCGGCGTGGACACCGATCGGCTCCTCATCTCCC includes:
- a CDS encoding YifB family Mg chelatase-like AAA ATPase; this encodes MGTNPLPEKALRSEVLSIALTGLVATLVSIVVTIEAGSSTVELIGLAEASVRDTKARVLSALARLGKWLDGYKVKVEFSPAGTRNDGMLDLAMATALLMALEQKSLPRTVMIGELAQTGAVRPVRGVLPAMLGVKDMSRAIVPWTNGPEASSVQHMEVQVAAHLQDVVGSLRGAGQLQFARDFLKAPPLAEVDLADIQGLVAGRRAMEISAAGFHPLLFIGSPGSGKTMLCRRLPTVMPPLTREEALEVTSIHSVAGLLHTSQGLLTQRPLQAPHYTVSEVGLVGGGLPVRPGQVSLAHLGVLFLDELLEFKKRALAVLDGVLKDGQSVICQRQTRVVFPARPLTVASILPCPCGFHGTKDRTCKCPPERIRAYRERLRGSVFDRMDVKAILSGDALKGSRSECSADMRARVVKAREVQKNRFEKLVVTEPVNGRLSLADLDRVAKPDDKGQRMLGQAVERLGLSAELHAKVLRVSRTIADLDGSDAVRAHHIAEALNAAPLVP
- a CDS encoding DUF6573 family protein → MSGDDEDIDWEQVEREEFGEETGNEVRPVFISIYSRAMALADGTLVDATELAKEAGIKAPVALTRSVWEKYVELSPAAEKAGNDKTGRLWDVVWMFRCAALQQPDESEIRYQLHVVTDSIQPSLVELKAMIGPGDDGEAVITILLPEED